The proteins below are encoded in one region of Helianthus annuus cultivar XRQ/B chromosome 2, HanXRQr2.0-SUNRISE, whole genome shotgun sequence:
- the LOC110899876 gene encoding uncharacterized protein LOC110899876 — translation MEKFVKESMNIKDVPEIMKISSFINGLKHAQLCEKLGEEFPPSFNNLMDRVRAFVRGKDTVSKAKETDATPWRVAPAARPPEKGTPYSRKLTFDRMLHDRARPSYSPYRPRGRGPPPYSDSFTPLVKTPSEILATERVKNSFPRPPPIKPGPKAQPNEYCEFHRGLGHKTDDCMYLKREIEAVVKTGRLAHLVKEIKEGGGDRQGRDAREPGRADVDMIRRRNEFDVTRSVKARILGPPNCMKTPILMPYLEESEVQRLPLNISAVIAGHKVSRIHVDGGSGVKVIYEHCFLRFDRDIRDRLEEDSIPLVGFNNSVSHPLGKIKLPFTVGVGDQVWTINLTFTVVRAPSKYNAVLGRPGIGDLQAQASTPHGALVFQTPKGLAWVKSAYEVVSSVSKGEEPEKSQRKKVEEWVLCDKFPEQTVKVGAT, via the coding sequence ATGGAGAAGTTTGTCAAAGAAAGTATGAACATCAAGGATGTCCCGGAAATCATGAAGATCAGTAGTTTCATAAACGGGCTGAAGCATGCACAGTTGTGTGAAAAGCTGGGAGAGGAATTTCCACCTTCCTTCAACAATCTTATGGACAGGGTCAGGGCCTTCGTCCGGGGAAAAGATACGGTCAGCAAAGCTAAGGAAACGGATGCCACACCCTGGAGAGTCGCTCCAGCTGCAAGACCCCCTGAGAAAGGTACACCCTATTCCCGAAAACTCACCTTTGATAGAATGTTGCATGACAGGGCCAGACCCTCATACTCCCCCTACAGACCCCGAGGGAGAGGCCCTCCTCCTTACTCCGACAGTTTCACCCCTCTCGTTAAGACTCCAAGCGAGATACTGGCCACGGAGAGGGTGAAGAATTCTTTCCCAAGGCCACCCCCCATAAAGCCAGGACCCAAAGCACAACCGAACGAATACTGTGAGTTTCATAGGGGCTTGGGGCACAAAACTGATGACTGCATGTACCTCAAGAGAGAAATAGAGGCTGTGGTGAAAACGGGAAGACTGGCCCATTTGGTCAAGGAAATCAAGGAAGGGGGAGGGGATCGTCAGGGAAGAGATGCAAGGGAGCCTGGGAGGGCAGATGTTGATATGATTAGGAGGAGAAATGAGTTTGACGTTACTCGAAGTGTAAAGGCCAGGATCCTAGGCCCCCCGAACTGCATGAAAACTCCCATCCTTATGCCATACTTAGAAGAAAGTGAAGTGCAACGACTCCCGCTGAATATCTCAGCTGTGATAGCTGGACACAAGGTGTCTAGAATACATGTGGACGGAGGGTCTGGCGTCAAGGTAATATACGAACACTGCTTCCTCAGATTCGACAGGGATATAAGAGATAGGCTGGAGGAAGACTCTATCCCATTGGTGGGATTCAACAACAGCGTGTCACATCCCCTGGGAAAGATCAAGCTCCCATTTACAGTTGGTGTAGGGGATCAGGTTTGGACGATAAATTTAACCTTCACAGTAGTCAGGGCACCCTCCAAGTACAACGCAGTCTTGGGAAGACCTGGGATTGGAGATTTGCAGGCACAAGCATCTACTCCCCACGGGGCTTTGGTATTCCAAACGCCAAAGGGTCTTGCATGGGTTAAGTCAGCCTACGAAGTGGTTTCTTCAGTATCCAAAGGGGAGGAACCAGAGAAATCCCAAAGAAAGAAGGTGGAAGAATGGGTCCTCTGTGATAAGTTCCCAGAGCAGACAGTCAAGGTGGGAGCCACTTAA